TGAAGACGATCTCGGCGTTCGCTCCGCGTTTTATTTCCTCTCGCGCGCGATGGCGGCCTCGTCCGCGCCGACGAGGACGTTCCAGCCCGCGTCGACGGTTTCGACCCACTCGGTCTCGTCTCGAAGCGTGACACACGGCGTATCGAGGAAGAACGCTTCTTTCTGGACGCCGCCGGAGTCGGTGGCGACGCGCTCGGCCCCGTCGAGCAGCCGGACGAAATCCACGTAACCGACGGGATCGATCAGCGTGAGCTGCTCCGCGATCGTTTCCCGGAGGTCACACTCGTCGAGCCGTTCGCTCGTCCGCGGGTGGATCGGGAACACGACCTTGCGATCGGTGTCGCACAGCGCGGCCATGATAGCCTCCAACCGCTGGAGATCGTCGGTGTTGCCCGCGCGGTGGACGGTCGCGAGCACGTACTCACCCTCGGCGAGATCGTGCTCGTCGAGCACCGTCGACCGATCGGCGGCACGACACCGCGCCCACCGGATGGCGTCGTACATCACGTCCCCGGTCTGGTGGACCATCCCGTCACCGATCCCCTCTTTCCGGAGGTTCTCGACGCCGCGCTGGGTCGGTGCAAAGAGGAGATCCGAGACGTGATCGGTGAGCACGCGGTTGATCTCCTCGGGCATCGAGCGGTTGTAGCTCCGGAGCCCAGCCTCGACGTGGGCGAGCTGGGCGTCGGTTTTCGCGGCCACGATCGCGCTCGCGAGCGTCGAGTTGGTGTCGCCGTAGACCAGGATGACGTCGGGCGATTCGCGCTCGGCGAGTTCGCCGAACCGGCTCACCATCGCTCCGGTCTGTCGACCCTGGGTGGCCGAACCCACCCCGAGGTTGTACTCGGGAGCCGGGATGTCGAGCTCCTCGAAGAAGACGTCGGACATGGTCTCGCTGTAGTGCTGACCGGTGTGGACCAGCACCTCCTCGTGGCGCTCGCGGAGCGCGCGCGAGACCGGGAACGCCTTCACGAACTGCGGGCGTGCGCCGACGACAGAGACGACCTTCACTGTTCGGCCTCCGGCTGCCGCGCCGGTTCCTCCGGTTCGCCAGCCTCGTGGCGTCGCACGCTGAGCCCCTCGTTGGTCTGGAGGTCGTAGACCATCGCCACCGCGAACGAGATCCCGCCGACCATCACCAACAGCAGCGCGATCGATCCCCGGAGGAAGGCAGATCCCGCGCCGACGAACGCGAGCGGGGCGAACAGTCCGCTGGCGACGCCGGCGAGTGTCCCGACGAACCCGAGGAAATACAGGATGACGAGCGGATGGAAGTCACGCACCACGTACCGCATCACGAGTCGGTGGAGGAAGTTGCGCGCGAGCAGCACGGAGAGTTTAGGCACGAACGACGAGTACCGGATCCCGCTCTGCTCGTCGCCGTACACCGCCGGATGGGCGACGTCGGCGACGCGCAACCGGTGGACGTTGAGCGTCGAGAGCACGTCGTTCAGAAAGCCGTAGTCGTCGTAAAGCCCATCGATCTCGATCCGCTGGAGCGCTTCCCGCGAGATAGCGGTGTAGCCGTTCTGCGGGTCGCTCATCTTCCAGTAGCCGCTCGATACCTTCGTGAGGTAGGTGAGCAGCGAGTTGCCGAAAAACCGCCACCCCGACATCTCACGGCGATCTCGGTGGAGCAGTCGCGTCCCCTTCGTGTAGTCCGCCTCGCCGTCCACGATCGGGTCGATGATCCGACTCAGCATGTCGGGGTTCATCTGGCCGTCGGCGTCCATCACCGCCGTGACGTCCATCCGCTCGGCGAGCGCGCGCCGGTAGCCGGTCTTGACCGCGCCACCCCGGCCCTGGTTGTCCTCGTGGTGGATCGGCTCGACCACCTGATCGAAGTACACTCCCCCGTCGGCGAGCGTCGCGGCCTCGGTGCGTTCGTCGTTCGCGCGCTCGGCGTGGCGCTGGATCTCGTCCCACGTCCCGTCGGTCGAGCAGTCGTCGACGACGTACACCCGATCGACGAACCCCGGCAGCGTCTCGATCACGCGACCCACGAACGTCTCCTCGTTGTGGGCCGGCACCACCACGCCGACGGTCTTTCCCCTATACATCGCGACCACGCCCGATCGTGTACGTCCGGTGTGTGGTTCCGGCGAGATCGAGGCTGTCGCGTCCGTCGATGACCACCAGTCCGTCGTGCTCGCCACGGCGTTCGAACGCCGTCCAGTCGATCCCGTCGAACTCCGTGTGTGGCGTCACCACCACCACGCCGTCGAGCGGCCGGTCGGTGACGTTTCCGACGGCGACCGGCGTCGCGTCGAACTCGGCGAAGCCTGCGTCGTCGAGCAGTGGATCGGCACACAGCACGTCCGCTCCCGCCTCGTTCAGCCCGTCGATGATCGACCCCGCGGGCGTCGCGGCAGTTTCTTCGACACCGGGGCGGTAGGTCAGGCCGAGCACGAGTACCCGTGCGTCCGCGAGCGCCGATCCTTCCGCCGCGAACTCCTCGCGGAGCTTCTCGACGACGAAATCGGGCATCCCGTCGTTGACCGCACGTGCGGTTTCGAGCAGCGGGCCGTCGGCCTCACGGCCGTCGAGCAGGAAGTACGGATAGTAGGGGATGCAGTGGCCGCCGACACCGGGGCCGGGGTCGTGGATGTCACAGAAGGGCTGGGTGTTCGCGGTCGCGATCGCCTCCGTCACGTCGATCCCGAGATCGTCGGTGAAACGCCCGAGTTCGTTGGCGAGCGCGATGTTCACGTCACGATAGACACCCTCGAATAGTTTGACTGCTTCGGCCGTCGTGGCATCCGAGACCGCGAGTACGCCCTTCTCGTTGATCGCCTCGTACAGTATCGTCGCGGTCCGGGTGCTCTCGTCGTCGACCCCGCCGACGACTTTCGGGTACGCACCACGGATGTCTTCGAGTGCGCGTCCGCTCGACGTGCGCTCGGGACAGAACGCGACGCCGAACTCCCCGAAATCGAGTCCGCTTTCGCGTTCCAGTTGGGGAATCACGACCTCTTCGCAGGTCTTCGGCGGAACCGTACACTCCACCACGACGAGATCGCCCGGTTCGAGCCCCGCCGCGACGTCCCCGACGACGGATTCGAGGATCGAGAGGTCGGGCGCGTTCTCGGCATCGATTCGCGTTGGGACGATGAGGACGTGGACCGACGCCGCCGCGGCCGCGGTGCGGTTGTCCGTCGCCGAAAGGGCGTCCTGCGCGACGAGATCCGCCACGAGGTCGTCGAGGCCGGGCTCCCGCGCAACGTGGCACTCGCCCGCGTCGACCGCCGCGACCACCTCGCTGTCGGCGTCGGCCCCGACGACGTTTCCGCAGACCTCGGCGTACGCCGCCGCGAGCGGCAGCCCCATCTTTCCGAGCCCGTAGACCGCGACCGGCACCTTGCCGTCACGGAAGGCCTCACGCTGGCGCTCGGCCGTCGCGTCGCTTCCGTAGAGCGACGTGGTTTCGGCGACTCGGCTCACACGTCGACCTCCACGGCTTCGTCGGTGGCGAGCCGGTCGATCGTCCGGGCGACTTCGAGTGCGCGCAACCCGTCGGCGGCGGTCACGACCGGCTCCGTGCCGGTCTCGGCACACTCGACGAACGCCGCGAGCTCCTTTTTCAGCGGTTCGCCGCTGTCGACCATCGGGCGCTCGACCACGCCCTCGTGGCGGTAGTGGACCCCGCTGCCGCCCTCGACGTACTCCGGCAGCGAGTGGCGGTGGATCTCGACCGATCGATCGATGTAGTCGACGGTGATCCAGCACTCGCGGGCGGTGATCGAGAGCTCGCGCACCTTTCGCTGGGTCACGCGGCTCGCGGTGAGGCTGGCGACGATACCGTTCTCGAAGCCGAGCTGGGCGTCGATGTAGCGGTTGTCCTCCGCGCCCAGCGCGTTCACGGTGTCGATCTCGCTGTCTATCACCGACAGCAACACGTCGATGTCGTGGATCATCAGGTCCAACACCGCGTTGTCCTCGATCCGACGCTCGCGCGGCGAGCCGAGTCGTTGGGCGTCGATCGCGAGGATCTCGTGGTTCGCGAGGATCTCGGTCACGGCCCTGATCGCGGGGTTGAACCGCTCGACGTGGCCCACCTGGATCGTGACGCCGTGTTCCTCGGCGAGCGAGATGAGTTCGCGGCCCTCGCTCGGTTCGGCCACGAACGGCTTCTCGACCAGCACGTGGACGCCCGCCACGATACACTCGCGCGCGATCGGGTAGTGGTGGGCGGTCGGGACGGCGATCGAGACCGCTTCGGCGGCCTCGACCAGCTCGGACTGATCCATCGCGCGCGTGCCGTGGCGGGTCGCGATCTCACGCGCCCGATCGGCGTCGGCGTCGGCGACTCCGACGAGGGAGACGCCCGGGAGTTCGCTGTAGACCCGCGCGTGAGACGCGCCCATGCTGCCGACGCCGATCACGCCGACTCGAAGCGAGTTCGTACTATCCATCCGCCGCCTCCATTGCTCTCGGTGTCGCTGTCATCGGCGGACGGTTCCGGATAGCGGCCGTGAGCGGACCGTCGGGTGACGGCCGGACGATCACGGCCGGCGTCACGATGGGTGCCCTCCCGTCTCGAAGCGACGGACAGCGGTCATGATGGTTTCTGTGTCCGACGCCGAAAGGTTTGGATGTACCGGTAGCGAGAGCACCTCCTCGGCGGCGCGTTCGGCGACCGGTACATCACATGCCACCCCGTCGTAGGCGGGCTGTTCGTGGATCGGCGTCGGGTAGTAAACTCCCGTCCCGACTCCTTTATCGTCGAGATGGGCCCGCAGTGCGTCGCGGTCGTCGGTCCGGATGGTGTACTGGTGGTAGACGTGCCGCCGGCCGGCCGGTTCGACCGGCGTCTCGATCCCCTCGACAGCGGCGAGCCCTTCGGTCAACCATGCGGCGTTCTCGCGGCGCTGCTCGTTGCTCTCCCGGAGGCGGTGGTCGAGCTGGACGCGGCCGACGGCCGCGAGCACGCTCGTCATCCGGTAGTTCTGACCGACCGAGACGTGTTCGTAGGCCCCAGCATCGCCGTCGCCGAACCGTGCTGCCGGTCGGCCGTGGTTGACGAACCGCGCCGCGCGCGCCGCTACGTCCTCGTCGTCGGTGAGCACGATCCCACCCTCGCCGGTGGTCATGTTCTTGGTCGGGTAAAAGGAGAAACAGGCGGCGTCACCGAACGTCCCGACGCGCTCGCCGTCGATCTCCGCACCGTGGGCCTGGGCAGCGTCCTCGATCAGGAGGAGGTCGTGCTCGTCGGCGATCTCTCCCAACCGATCCATCGCGGCGGGGAGCCCGTAGAGGTGGACGGGAAGTAGCGCGTCCACGTCCCGTTCGCGGACGATCGCCTCGACCGAGTGGGGGTCCATGTTGAACGTCTCGGGGTCGATGTCGGCGAAGACGACCTGTGCGCCGGCGAGACGGATGGTGTTCGCGCTGGCGATCATCGAAAACGGCGTCGTCACCACCGTGTCGCCGGGGCCGATGTCGAGCGCTTCGAGCGCCGTATGAAGCGCCGTGGTGCCGTTCGTGGTCGCTATCCCATGCGAAGCACCACAGAACTCCGCGAACTCCTCCTCGAACGCTCTGACTTCCGGGCCGTCGGCGAGCTGTCCACCCTCGATGACCTCGGCGACGCGAGCCTTCTCGTGCTCACCGAGCTCCGGATCGGCGATCGGGATCATATCGCGTTCTCCCCCGTGAGTTCGTCGGGTAGTGATTCGTGACGTGCGGGAACACCGACCGCGAGCGTCTCCGGCGGGACGTCCTCGGTGACGACCGCGCCGGCAGCGACGAACGATCCGCGGCCGACCGTGACTCCGGGGAGCAGGGTGGCGTTCGCGCCGATCGAGACGTGATCCTCGATGGTCGGGCCGACGAGGTCGTGCTCGCGGCGAACCGGGTAGGGATCGTTCGTGAGCACTGCACGCGGGCCGACGAACACCTGACTCCCGATTGCGGTGTGGGTGGGGACGTACACGCCAGTCTGAAGACTGACGTGCGACCCGATGGTGGTGGTGCCGTCGATCGTGACGTCGGTGCCGACGAGGACATCGTCGCCGATCGCGGTGTTCTCGCGGACGAGCGCGTTGTGGCCCGTTGTGAAGTCATCGCCGATCTCGACGTCGGCGTAGACGATGGTGCTGGCGCGGATCGTCGCACGGTCGCCGATGCGCGCGGGCTGGGCGTCAGGCGCGTGCTCGTAGCCGACCATCGCGCCCGCGTCGAGGCGACAGTCGGTGCCGGTCGTTGCGTGTGTGTCGTCAGTCATCGACGAGACCTCTTTGTTACACACCGTAGCGGTACAGTCGGGAGACGTGGAGGGCACCGGAGGCGTGGCGACGGACCGCGGGACGTGGGCGGTGTCGCGCACCGTCGGCGTCGCGTCCGGTGAGGGCTGTGGTGGCTCATTCGGTGGACGAATGTGATGACGGGGCCGGGTTCTCGCTCCCCGCAGTCTTGCTGTCCCGTTATTTCTATAAGAGACTCGTTTATCGTATATAGTGTTTTCCTATCGGCCACTGTCAATGTTTCCATCCGGTGGCTCTCGGCATAGTGGTTCTCCCCGACCGACTGGGAACGCTCCCTTTCGTCTGTCGCAGGAGTTTACAGATGGACCGGACGACTCGGACCCGATTCACCGATCCCGATCGATACGCTGCGTGCCCGACGGAATGTATCGCCGGATCAGCGGGATGCGGACACCGAGACGTTGCTCGACGAGATCGATCGGGACCTCGTCCTCGGCTTGGAGACAGCCGGTGACGGCGACCAACGCCACCGCAGCGAGGCTGGCGAGAACCCCGAACACCGGGAGCGTGACCACCGACAGCGTGATGACATCCGAAAGAACGAGTGCCGGCGGGAACAGCCCGAGCGGGAGCACGAGAAACGCCCGGACTGTCCACTTCGAGAACGGCGCGATCCCGGTGGTCCGCCAGAGCACCAGCATGGCGGTCGCGTTGAGCACGAAAAACGAAACCGCGGAGGCGACCGCCGCGCCGACGACGCCGTAGGTAGAGATCAGCACGACGTTCAATGCAACGTTCAACACTGCGGTGACGGTGTTCACGGCGAGGATGTAGCCGGTGTAGCCAAAGGCCGAGAGGGTGTCCTGACACCGGCCGTTGGCCGCGCTCATGAAGAAGCCGATCGAGAGG
The Halococcus salifodinae DSM 8989 genome window above contains:
- the wecB gene encoding non-hydrolyzing UDP-N-acetylglucosamine 2-epimerase; amino-acid sequence: MKVVSVVGARPQFVKAFPVSRALRERHEEVLVHTGQHYSETMSDVFFEELDIPAPEYNLGVGSATQGRQTGAMVSRFGELAERESPDVILVYGDTNSTLASAIVAAKTDAQLAHVEAGLRSYNRSMPEEINRVLTDHVSDLLFAPTQRGVENLRKEGIGDGMVHQTGDVMYDAIRWARCRAADRSTVLDEHDLAEGEYVLATVHRAGNTDDLQRLEAIMAALCDTDRKVVFPIHPRTSERLDECDLRETIAEQLTLIDPVGYVDFVRLLDGAERVATDSGGVQKEAFFLDTPCVTLRDETEWVETVDAGWNVLVGADEAAIARERK
- a CDS encoding acyltransferase: MTDDTHATTGTDCRLDAGAMVGYEHAPDAQPARIGDRATIRASTIVYADVEIGDDFTTGHNALVRENTAIGDDVLVGTDVTIDGTTTIGSHVSLQTGVYVPTHTAIGSQVFVGPRAVLTNDPYPVRREHDLVGPTIEDHVSIGANATLLPGVTVGRGSFVAAGAVVTEDVPPETLAVGVPARHESLPDELTGENAI
- a CDS encoding glycosyltransferase family 2 protein, producing MYRGKTVGVVVPAHNEETFVGRVIETLPGFVDRVYVVDDCSTDGTWDEIQRHAERANDERTEAATLADGGVYFDQVVEPIHHEDNQGRGGAVKTGYRRALAERMDVTAVMDADGQMNPDMLSRIIDPIVDGEADYTKGTRLLHRDRREMSGWRFFGNSLLTYLTKVSSGYWKMSDPQNGYTAISREALQRIEIDGLYDDYGFLNDVLSTLNVHRLRVADVAHPAVYGDEQSGIRYSSFVPKLSVLLARNFLHRLVMRYVVRDFHPLVILYFLGFVGTLAGVASGLFAPLAFVGAGSAFLRGSIALLLVMVGGISFAVAMVYDLQTNEGLSVRRHEAGEPEEPARQPEAEQ
- a CDS encoding nucleotide sugar dehydrogenase — translated: MSRVAETTSLYGSDATAERQREAFRDGKVPVAVYGLGKMGLPLAAAYAEVCGNVVGADADSEVVAAVDAGECHVAREPGLDDLVADLVAQDALSATDNRTAAAAASVHVLIVPTRIDAENAPDLSILESVVGDVAAGLEPGDLVVVECTVPPKTCEEVVIPQLERESGLDFGEFGVAFCPERTSSGRALEDIRGAYPKVVGGVDDESTRTATILYEAINEKGVLAVSDATTAEAVKLFEGVYRDVNIALANELGRFTDDLGIDVTEAIATANTQPFCDIHDPGPGVGGHCIPYYPYFLLDGREADGPLLETARAVNDGMPDFVVEKLREEFAAEGSALADARVLVLGLTYRPGVEETAATPAGSIIDGLNEAGADVLCADPLLDDAGFAEFDATPVAVGNVTDRPLDGVVVVTPHTEFDGIDWTAFERRGEHDGLVVIDGRDSLDLAGTTHRTYTIGRGRDV
- a CDS encoding DegT/DnrJ/EryC1/StrS family aminotransferase, whose translation is MIPIADPELGEHEKARVAEVIEGGQLADGPEVRAFEEEFAEFCGASHGIATTNGTTALHTALEALDIGPGDTVVTTPFSMIASANTIRLAGAQVVFADIDPETFNMDPHSVEAIVRERDVDALLPVHLYGLPAAMDRLGEIADEHDLLLIEDAAQAHGAEIDGERVGTFGDAACFSFYPTKNMTTGEGGIVLTDDEDVAARAARFVNHGRPAARFGDGDAGAYEHVSVGQNYRMTSVLAAVGRVQLDHRLRESNEQRRENAAWLTEGLAAVEGIETPVEPAGRRHVYHQYTIRTDDRDALRAHLDDKGVGTGVYYPTPIHEQPAYDGVACDVPVAERAAEEVLSLPVHPNLSASDTETIMTAVRRFETGGHPS
- a CDS encoding Gfo/Idh/MocA family protein, which encodes MDSTNSLRVGVIGVGSMGASHARVYSELPGVSLVGVADADADRAREIATRHGTRAMDQSELVEAAEAVSIAVPTAHHYPIARECIVAGVHVLVEKPFVAEPSEGRELISLAEEHGVTIQVGHVERFNPAIRAVTEILANHEILAIDAQRLGSPRERRIEDNAVLDLMIHDIDVLLSVIDSEIDTVNALGAEDNRYIDAQLGFENGIVASLTASRVTQRKVRELSITARECWITVDYIDRSVEIHRHSLPEYVEGGSGVHYRHEGVVERPMVDSGEPLKKELAAFVECAETGTEPVVTAADGLRALEVARTIDRLATDEAVEVDV